The Sagittula stellata E-37 sequence CCCTCGTCAAGATGCAGATCCTCGTCAACGACGAGCCGGTCGACGCGCTCTCCATGATGGTCCACCGCGACCGGGCCGAGATGCGCGGCCGCGCCATGTGCGAGAAGCTCAAGGACCTGATCCCGCGCCACATGTTCAAGATCCCGATCCAGGCGGCCATCGGCGGCAAGGTCATCGCGCGCGAGACGCTGTCTGCCCTCCGCAAGGACGTGACCGCCAAGTGCTACGGCGGCGACGCCACCCGGAAGAAGAAACTGCTCGAGAAGCAGAAGGCCGGCAAGAAGAAGATGCGCCAGTTCGGCAAGGTCGAGATCCCGCAGGAAGCGTTTATTTCCGCACTCAAGATGGATGATTAATCCATCTTGAGTGCGAGTGGGCGAAAGCGGGTTCTGGCGCAGCCAGGTTCCGCGTGCCCACACCCCTCCATTCCGGGCGCGTTCGCCCGACCTCAAACGCTGGGCCACATGCCCGGCGTTTCCGCATCGGTGGCCCGATGACCACTTTTGATTGAGTTTTCGGCCACTCTAGTCTACTCGATACCTTTGTGAGTGAGTAGTTAAGCGCTGCTGCACTCCGCCCAATGTATATTTCTCAGCAGACCTAGGGTCAGGACTCGTTCTCTCTCAAAGCCAGAAGATCACGGTCGCAGCGAGTGCGATCGCTGAGAAGAAGGTCTTTGGGCATCGGTCATAACGGGTCGCCACCCGTCTCCAATCCTTGAGCCTGCCGAACATGATCTCGATCCGGTTGCGACGCTTGTACCTGCGCTTGTCGTACGGGACGGGCGTCTTCCGTTTCGTCCGGCCCGGGATGCAAGGGCGTATCTTCTTGTCTTGCAAGGCTTCTCTGAACCAGTCGGCATCGTAGCCGCGATCTCCGAGCAGCCATTTCACGTCTGGCAGCCCGCCGACCAGCGCACGCGCCCCGATGTAGTCGCTGACGGGGCCGGCAGTCAGGAACAGGTCGATGGGCCGGCCATGGCTGTCGCAGACGGCGTGCAACTTCGTGTTCATGCCTCCCTTCGTCCGGCCAATCAGCCGTCCACGCCCCCCTTTTTCACGCCCAGGCTGGACGCCGTGCGATGGGCCTTCAGATGAGTTGCGTCGATCATCACGGTCGTCTCCTCACCATGCTCGCCCGCCAGCCCGGCCATGATCCGGGCGAAGACGCCTCTATCGCTCCACCGCTTCCAGCGGTTGTAGAGTGTCTTGTGCGGGCCGTATTCCCTTGGCGCATCTCGCCACCGCAATCCATTGCGATTGATAAAGATAATACCGCTCAGAACGCGCCGGTCATCAACCCGGGGCTTGCCGTGCGACTTGGGGAAGTAAGGCTCCAGACGCGCCATCTGCGCATCGCTCAACCAGTAGAGATCAGACATGTTCACCGCTCGTTTTCGAACGGTGAATCACGCTCGCTCAACCAAATCAATGGGTCCTGAACCTAGATCCCTCTCCCAAGGGTCCCGCCCCACCTCCATCTGCCGCCGCAACATCCGCGTTCGCACCGCGCCCCCGGCATCAAAACCGCGCTCCAGCCGAGCCAGTTCCTCCCGCGCTTGGATCGTCTTTGCCAGCGCGTGCGCCGCGTACTCCGCCTCCATACCCCGCGCCTTCTCCTCGACCGAGGCGCCCAGCAGCGTGTCCAGCACCTTCACCTGGTAGAACGGCACCACGGCACAGCCCACCCGGCCGCGCCGTTGCAGCCAAAGCTGCCCGCCCGTCCGTTCGACGTAGCGCAGTTGCGCGGCGACGTTTTCGCGGAACTCCGTGATGCTCATTGCCCTGATCTCGACGTCCATGCGCCCTCCGATTCTCCGATGCCGCATCCGGGGCCCCGTGCCCCGGTTTTCGGCCAAAGGTTAACAACCGGCCGGAAAGGACCCCCGAACCGGCCGGGACTCACCATAAGGAATGGTAAACGGCGAAGGGTTAAGCCACCGGGCGCGCCCTGTTTGACGCAGGTCAACGCACAGATAGGAAAATCGGAATATACGAGATCTTGTACGATTAACCCGATCTCAGGAGGTCTGAATGTTCCGCCTCGCCAGTATCCTCTACTCGCTGATCTCCACCACGGTGGCGGGCAGCCTCATCATCGCGGCCCTCGTCGCGGGCTACGACACCCTCATCCCCATCGTCGTCGCGGCGGCCATCGGTTTCGTGGTCTCGCTGCCGATCTCGTGGTTCGTGGCGAGGGCGCTTTACGGCCCTGCAAAGCCCGCCTGACTCAACGGCTTAGCGCATCCAGCAAGCCATCCGCGCAGACCTCGACATGGTCCAGCGTGCCGTCGAAATCGCGGGTGTAATAGGGGTCGGGCACCTCGGTCCAGCCGGAGCCTTCGGGCGCGTAGTCGGTGAAGAGCCTGACCTCCGCGCCCCCCTCCGGCTGCATCCGCCGCAGGTTGGCCATGTTGTCCGCATCCATGGCGACGATCAGGTCGAAGGCGCCGAAGTCGCCCTCCGTCACCTCCCTTGCCCGCAGCCCGGACAGGTCGTAACCCCTTGCCTTTGCGGCCTTTTGCATCGGACCATAGGGCGGCTCTCCGGCGTGCCATCCGCCCGTCCCG is a genomic window containing:
- a CDS encoding IS5 family transposase (programmed frameshift); amino-acid sequence: MSDLYWLSDAQMARLEPYFPKSHGKPRVDDRRVLSGIIFINRNGLRWRDAPREYGPHKTLYNRWKRWSDRGVFARIMAGLAGEHGEETTVMIDATHLKAHRTASSLGGEKGGRGRLIGRTKGGMNTKLHAVCDSHGRPIDLFLTAGPVSDYIGARALVGGLPDVKWLLGDRGYDADWFREALQDKKIRPCIPGRTKRKTPVPYDKRRYKRRNRIEIMFGRLKDWRRVATRYDRCPKTFFSAIALAATVIFWL
- a CDS encoding low molecular weight protein-tyrosine-phosphatase, whose translation is MTQRILFVCLGNICRSPSAEGVVRVKAAQRGVNLNLDSAGTGGWHAGEPPYGPMQKAAKARGYDLSGLRAREVTEGDFGAFDLIVAMDADNMANLRRMQPEGGAEVRLFTDYAPEGSGWTEVPDPYYTRDFDGTLDHVEVCADGLLDALSR